GCCGGATGCGCTTTTTGTGCGGCATGCTGAGGAACAGGCCGCGCGGCTTGCGGAACAGCCGGCTGAAATCCTGGCAGCCAGCGCCCACCGTCGGCGTGTAGACGATCGGCAGCAGCTCCTCGATGTTTTGCGTGAGCAGCGCGTAGAACACCGTCTCGTTGGTGTCCTGAAGCTCGCGGATGAACGCGTAGCGTTCGAGATCGGTGGCAAAACCGCGCAGCACCTGAAGCCTGCGCCAGACCTGATCGTAGAGGGTCGCGACACGGGGCGGCAGCAGGCCGTGCAGTTCGAACTCGTCGCGTTCCTGCTCGGTGAACGCCGTGCCCTTGTTGAGGAGGGAGTCGGAGAGCAGCAACTGTCCGGAGAGCGGCGTCACCAGGACCGACGGCTGAGCGGCTGGATGTTTAGACATCGGAAGCGTTCAAAACTCGATAACCCTTGGCACATAGTGGCCAAGCGGGCATGCAATGTCACGCCGAACGGCATGGACTTGTGCGCCCGGCTTATGCAGGAATCGGCGCCATGTCGAGGGAGAATAACGTATGAGCACTGCCACACTCGCTTGGCCAAAGGGCCACCGCACCGCTGTCGTCGTCAGCGTGCTGCTGGAAACCTGGAGCGAGGGCAAATCGCCGAGCTATTTCCCGCGCACCACGCCGCTGCCCCCCGGCTCCAAGGACATCGCCGGCATCAACTGGGCGCAATTCGGCGGCAACGAGGGCGTGTGGCGGTTGTCGCGCAACCTCTCGGACCTCGGAATTCCTTCGACCTTGTTCTGCAACGGCCGCAGCGCCGAGGTCTGGCCCGAGGCCGTCGCGGCATTCGCCAAGGCGGGGCATGACGTCGCGGGCCATGGCTATCTGCAGGACCAGACGCTGTTCTCGATGAACTCCGACCGCGAGCGCGAAACCATCAAGAAGACGCTCGACCTGATCCAGAAGGCCGCGGGCAAGCGCCCAACCGGCTGGCTGACGCCGATCTACGGCCATTCGGAGAACACGCTGGAATATCTCGCCGAGGCCAAGGTCACCTGGTGCTCGGACGCGCTCGACGCCAGCGTCCCGTACTGGAAAGAGACCAAGGCCGGCAAGGTGCTGATGATCCCGTGGAGCGACTTCGTCGACAACCGCACGCTGCGCGCCAGCCCGCGCGTCTACTTCGACGTCTACAAGGACATGTTCGACTATCTCTACGCCTGCGAGCCCGGCGCGCTGATCAACATCGGCGTCCACAGCCACTTCGGCGGCCGCCCCGCGATGACCGCGGTGTTCCGCCAGATCCTGGAATACTTCCGCAGCCACAAGGATGTCTGGTTCGCCCAGCATCACGAGGTGGCGAAGTGGATCAAGGACGAGGGCATCGAGACCACGAGCTACGCGTCGCGCTTCAGCAAATAAGCCGTTCAAGAAACTCCGCGGTCCGGCCAACGAGACCGCGTCAAACTTTGGAATGGGAGAACGTCCATGCTTCGATTGGCTCTGGCGGCGGCCGCGCTTCTGGCGGCGACCTTCAGCGCGCAGGCACAACAGGATTGGCCGAACAAACCGGTGAAAATCCTGGTGCCGACCGCAGCCGGCGGAACGGCGGACGCGACCGCGCGGCTGTTCGCGCAACATGTCAGCAAGACGCTCGGCCAGCAGTTCTATGTCGAGAACCGCGGCGGCGCAGGCAACACGCTGGGCATCGATTCGGTGGTGCGCTCGCCGGCCGACGGCTACACGCTGCTGCTCGGCGCCGGCACGATTGCGATCAACCATCTGATCTACAAGAAGCTGCCCTACGACGTGCTGCGCGACCTCACGCCTGTCACGCAGATGATCTCGCTGCCCAACGTGCTGGTGGTGCACCCCTCGCAGCCGATGAAGACGCTCGCCGATTACATCGCGGCCGCCAAGGCAGCACCCGGCAAGATCAACTACGCCTCGGCGGGCGTCGGCAGCAATCTGCACATGGCGATGGAGCTTTTGCGCTTCCGCACCGGCATCGATGTCACCCACGTGCCTTACAAGGGTGTCGGTCCGGCCTTGCAGGACACGCTCGCCGGCCACGTGATGTCGATGATGTCGAACGCCGCCTCGGCCAAGCCGCACATCGTTGCGGGCAATCTTCGCGCGCTCGGCGTCACGTCGCTGAAGCGTTCGGCCGCGCTGCCGGACGTGCCGACCTTCGACGAACAGGGCGTGAAGGGCTACGAGGTGCTGAACTGGTTCGGGCTGTTCGCGCCGGCCGGCACGCCGAAGGAGATCGTCGATCGTTTGCAGGCGGAAGCCGCCGCGATGATGAACGACCCCAAGACCCGGGAGATGATGACCGCCGAAGGCGCCGAGCCGGTGGCGAGCAAGCCCGAGGTGTTCGCCGCTTTCGTCAAGGACGAGATCAGGAAATGGGACGAGGTCGGCAAGGCCGCGAACATCCAGCCGACCGAGTGAACTGCGGCCCATCAATCGATCTTCAGACCGATGCTCTTGATCAGCGGCCCCCAGCGCTCAAGGTCGTAGCGGATGTACTGTTGGACCTTCTCCGGTGTCGAATCCGGGTCCGGCCGGTAACCCGCATCGATCAGCTTTTTCTGGAACGTCTGATCCGCCATCGCGGCGCGCGACGCCTGGCTTAGGTGCTCGACAACGGACTTCGGTGTTCCGCGCGGCGCAAACAGGCCGATGAACACGAACACGATGAGGTCCGGGACGCCTGATTCCACCGCCGTCGGAATGTCCGGCGCAACAATCAGGCGGCTGGGGCTGGTGACCGCGAGTATCTTGAGCTTGCCCGACTTGTGCAGATCCAGGATCTGATCGGTCGCGGGCTGGATCAGCATGGAGATCTGCCCGCCGATCGTGTCGGTGATCAGCTGGTTGCCGCCGCGATACGGCACGTGGGTGATGCCTGGTGTCTTCGTCAGCGACTTGAACATCTCGCCGGTGAGATGCCCCATCGAGCCGATGCCCGCCGAACCGAACGTCACCTTCTGCGGATTGGCGGCCGCATAGGCGACAAGCTCCTTCAGCGAGCCGACCGGCAGCGCCGGATTGACGGCCATCACGAAGGCCGAAATCGCGAAACTTGAAATCGGCACGAGCTCCTTGACCGGATTGTAGACCGGCCGCCTCTTGAGCAGCATTTCCAGGACGAACGCGGTCGTGGGCGCCACCAGCAGCGTGGTGCCGTCCGGCTTCGCCCGCGCGACTGCCACGCCGCCGAGCGCGCCCGCGCCGCCGCTCTGGTTCTCGATGACGAGCGTGCCGAGATGCGGCCGCGCCGTTTCGGCCCACAGCCGGCCGACGAAATCGGTGCCGCTGCCGGGCGCAAAGGGCACCACCAGCCGGATCGGCTTGTTCGGGACTTTGTGCCGGGAAAACAGCGCGGCGTTCGCCGCGGACGGCGCACCCGCGGCCATGAGCCCCAGCGCGAGAAAATCGCGCCGCTTGATCGTCGATCGGTTCATTTTGCCCCCCGCTTTTCCTCAGCCGCCCGGCGCAGCCGATCCGGCCTGCTCCAGCAATTTGATCAGTGCATTGAGCGTGCCATTGACCGGCGTCGGCACGCCGAGCGCCCGGCCCTGCTCAGCGACCGCGCCGTTGAGATACGCGACCTCGGTCAACCGGCCCTTCGCGATGTCTTGCGCGGTTGACGATCTGGTCTGCGGCATCGAATCCGCGAGCTTCATCGCGGTCTCGATGATGTCATCCGGCAAGCAGATGCCCTTGGCCTTGGCGACCGCAACCACTTCGGCTGCGGCGTCGCGCATGATCGCGTTCACCTCCGGCATCGCCACCATTCGGGCATAGGCCGACCGGCCCAGCGCCGAGACCGCATTGTAGGTCGCGTTCATCAGAAGCTTGATCCATAGATCGGCTTCGATGTCGTCCGATGTCTTGACCGTGAGGCCCGCGCCGCTGAACGTCGCGGCGATATCGGCAAGCAACACGCCATCCGGTGCACGTTCGCGAAACGCCTTCAACTGACCGATGACGACGTTGCTGCCGCCGGTGTGCCGGACCACGCCAGGCTCGGGAATATTGGCCCCGACATAGACCAGCACCGGGATCACCTGATTGCGGATGTGCCGGCCGATGCGTTCGGGATTGTCGACGCCGTTCTGCAGGCTCAGCACGACGGCGTCGCGCGCAAGATGCGGCGCTATCGCGGCGGCCGCCGCTTCGGTGTCGAAGCTCTTGACGCAGAACAGTACTAGGCTCGCATCGCGAACGGCGGAGACATCGACTGTCGCCGCAAGCGAAATCCGCTGTTCGCTGCCGTCAGCGAGAAATTGCAGGCCGCTGCGCTTGATCGCGTCGACGTGGCCGGCGCGGCCGATCAGCGTCACCGGATGGCCTGCGCGGGCAAGCAAACCGCCGAAGTAGGAGCCGAGCGCGCCGGCTCCCACCACTGCGATTTTGGACTCGGTGATGTTCGTCATCGGAGGAACTGAAGCAGACCTTTCAGATGCTGACCACTGTCGGTCGCAGGCGCGCATCGGCGCACAGATGGCTCGCGCCTCTATCAACAGAGGTTGTCGTCACTCTCGGACGCATGCGGCGTAGGGTGTTTCGATCAACAAAGGTGGTCGTCACTGCTGGGTATGCGCGGAGTATCACACCTCGATCAACGAAGGCGGTCGTCACCCCCGCGCTCGACGCGGGGGTCCACACGGTGACGCAACGACGCGCGTTCTTACGACTGCCTTTGCAGAGGCCGCTCATGGATTGCCGGGCCATAGGCGAGCGAAGCGACGCCGTCCTTCGGACGGCTATGCCCGGCAATGACACCGCCGTCGGATTGGCGTCGGTGGCATCCTGATTCAATTGTCAAACAGCTCACGCTTTTGCGTGTCATCCAAACATCCATCCGGGCGTGATTCATCGGCCCCTTCAGATCAGGCGCGGGGCCAGCGCCTCTCTCTTTTCCTTCCCCTCACAGAGTGAGGGAGCGGAGCGCCGAGACGGCGCAGATATCTGGGCGCTTTGCGAAGGCGCCCGCGGACCTTTGCGATCAGGCCCGCTCGCCTCCCGGCGCTCCACTTGTGGCGATTTATTGCGAGGCCACCGTTCGAGATTCGATCGGACCGGCTGGGCTTTCACCCACCATGCTCCAGGGGGCATTTGCGCCCGCTTTCACCCGACCGCGCCCTGCCACTGAAGGCGGCCCCCTCATCGGGGACGGACGATGACCTCGCACCCTGGGACGTGGTTACGGGCCACGCCTGCAGGCGCCACACCCCGCTCCGCCAAATAGACGTCTCTAGATGACGCCCTCAGTGAACGGGGCGATTTAAGAATAGCATTTCGCTTAGAACAAATCAAGAACATATTCGTAAGCAGCATTCCGAACCGATCCGAAAACATCATGCCGGACGCGTCACCAGATAGATACCGAGCGCGACCGGCACGATGCCGGCGAGGTCGAGGGACGAGACGTGCTCGCCCAGCAGCAGCCAGCCGAACAGCATGCCGAGCGGCGGCATCAGGAAGTGATACGAGCTCGCCGCGGTCGCACCCGATCGCTCCAGCAGCTTGAACCAGAGCAGATAGGCGAACACCGAAACGAAGAGCACCATGAAGGCCATCGCGGCAGCGAGACGCCAGGTCGGGACGATGTCGCCAACGCTCTCGAACGTGAAGGCGAAGGGCAGGATCGCAAGACCGGCCGAGAGGCTTTGCACGCCGTTGCCGACCCACAGTCCGCCCTTGGGCGCAAACAGCTTGAACAGGATGGTGCCGATCACGAGCGACACCAGC
The Rhodoplanes sp. Z2-YC6860 genome window above contains:
- a CDS encoding ketopantoate reductase family protein, with amino-acid sequence MTNITESKIAVVGAGALGSYFGGLLARAGHPVTLIGRAGHVDAIKRSGLQFLADGSEQRISLAATVDVSAVRDASLVLFCVKSFDTEAAAAAIAPHLARDAVVLSLQNGVDNPERIGRHIRNQVIPVLVYVGANIPEPGVVRHTGGSNVVIGQLKAFRERAPDGVLLADIAATFSGAGLTVKTSDDIEADLWIKLLMNATYNAVSALGRSAYARMVAMPEVNAIMRDAAAEVVAVAKAKGICLPDDIIETAMKLADSMPQTRSSTAQDIAKGRLTEVAYLNGAVAEQGRALGVPTPVNGTLNALIKLLEQAGSAAPGG
- a CDS encoding Bug family tripartite tricarboxylate transporter substrate binding protein — protein: MNRSTIKRRDFLALGLMAAGAPSAANAALFSRHKVPNKPIRLVVPFAPGSGTDFVGRLWAETARPHLGTLVIENQSGGAGALGGVAVARAKPDGTTLLVAPTTAFVLEMLLKRRPVYNPVKELVPISSFAISAFVMAVNPALPVGSLKELVAYAAANPQKVTFGSAGIGSMGHLTGEMFKSLTKTPGITHVPYRGGNQLITDTIGGQISMLIQPATDQILDLHKSGKLKILAVTSPSRLIVAPDIPTAVESGVPDLIVFVFIGLFAPRGTPKSVVEHLSQASRAAMADQTFQKKLIDAGYRPDPDSTPEKVQQYIRYDLERWGPLIKSIGLKID
- a CDS encoding polysaccharide deacetylase family protein gives rise to the protein MSTATLAWPKGHRTAVVVSVLLETWSEGKSPSYFPRTTPLPPGSKDIAGINWAQFGGNEGVWRLSRNLSDLGIPSTLFCNGRSAEVWPEAVAAFAKAGHDVAGHGYLQDQTLFSMNSDRERETIKKTLDLIQKAAGKRPTGWLTPIYGHSENTLEYLAEAKVTWCSDALDASVPYWKETKAGKVLMIPWSDFVDNRTLRASPRVYFDVYKDMFDYLYACEPGALINIGVHSHFGGRPAMTAVFRQILEYFRSHKDVWFAQHHEVAKWIKDEGIETTSYASRFSK
- a CDS encoding Bug family tripartite tricarboxylate transporter substrate binding protein; this encodes MLRLALAAAALLAATFSAQAQQDWPNKPVKILVPTAAGGTADATARLFAQHVSKTLGQQFYVENRGGAGNTLGIDSVVRSPADGYTLLLGAGTIAINHLIYKKLPYDVLRDLTPVTQMISLPNVLVVHPSQPMKTLADYIAAAKAAPGKINYASAGVGSNLHMAMELLRFRTGIDVTHVPYKGVGPALQDTLAGHVMSMMSNAASAKPHIVAGNLRALGVTSLKRSAALPDVPTFDEQGVKGYEVLNWFGLFAPAGTPKEIVDRLQAEAAAMMNDPKTREMMTAEGAEPVASKPEVFAAFVKDEIRKWDEVGKAANIQPTE